The Pseudomonadota bacterium genome includes a region encoding these proteins:
- a CDS encoding cation transporter, giving the protein MSHDHVHMAPETKDKRVAIAIWANGILTLAQIGGGIFAGSLALIADALHNFSDMASLVIAFLAQKIARRPADARMTFGYGRIEIVAALINYTTLIIIGFYLIYEGGMRIIDPPEVKGWWVVGLGGIALAVDALTALLTYSMQKDSINIRALFLHNLSDALASVAVVIGGTLILLFDMRWVDPAITIGIAGYILYLGLTEIGGTIRTLMLGSPVDIDTDAVIVALSNIEGVIDLHHVHFWQMGEHDASLEAHVIIEESAWDQLENIKYRIKQALAQEFNIRHSTLEFEHPDHMHKNAHTYGHG; this is encoded by the coding sequence ATGAGCCACGACCATGTGCATATGGCCCCCGAGACCAAGGATAAACGTGTTGCCATCGCCATCTGGGCGAACGGGATCCTGACCCTGGCTCAGATTGGGGGCGGTATCTTTGCCGGCAGTCTCGCCCTTATCGCCGACGCTTTACATAACTTCTCTGACATGGCATCACTCGTCATCGCGTTCTTAGCGCAAAAAATTGCGCGCCGCCCGGCTGACGCAAGGATGACCTTTGGCTACGGACGCATTGAAATCGTTGCAGCCCTCATCAATTACACTACCTTGATCATTATCGGGTTCTACCTGATTTACGAAGGTGGCATGCGGATAATCGATCCTCCAGAGGTAAAGGGCTGGTGGGTCGTCGGGCTTGGAGGTATCGCTCTGGCCGTGGACGCCTTGACAGCGTTGCTTACCTATTCGATGCAGAAAGACAGCATCAATATCCGCGCACTGTTTCTTCACAATCTGTCGGATGCACTGGCGTCGGTCGCCGTGGTCATTGGCGGAACCCTTATTTTACTCTTCGACATGCGCTGGGTTGATCCTGCCATCACCATCGGCATCGCGGGCTACATTCTCTACCTGGGTCTGACAGAAATCGGCGGTACCATCAGAACACTCATGTTGGGTAGCCCGGTGGACATCGATACCGATGCCGTCATTGTTGCCCTGTCCAACATCGAAGGCGTTATCGACCTTCACCATGTGCATTTTTGGCAGATGGGCGAACACGATGCCTCGCTGGAGGCTCATGTGATTATCGAGGAAAGTGCATGGGATCAGCTTGAGAATATCAAGTACAGGATAAAACAGGCTCTGGCGCAGGAATTCAACATACGTCATTCGACACTGGAATTCGAACACCCGGACCACATGCACAAGAATGCCCACACCTATGGGCATGGTTAA
- a CDS encoding P-II family nitrogen regulator → MQEIKAYIKHRKLEAVTLALHRVQGVTGMSVAHVVGFGRSKVNTSAANPIEGAGDFVKHVKVEIVCHDQYVDEVVRVLKSEAHTGLRGDGRIFISDVNRAIRIEDGAEDDTVV, encoded by the coding sequence ATGCAAGAGATCAAAGCCTATATCAAACACCGCAAACTGGAAGCCGTGACCCTGGCCCTGCACCGCGTGCAGGGCGTCACCGGCATGAGCGTCGCCCACGTTGTCGGCTTTGGCCGCAGCAAAGTCAATACCAGCGCTGCCAACCCAATCGAGGGCGCGGGGGATTTTGTCAAGCACGTGAAAGTGGAAATCGTCTGTCACGATCAGTACGTGGACGAGGTCGTACGGGTACTGAAAAGCGAGGCGCATACCGGACTGCGCGGCGATGGTCGTATTTTTATCAGCGATGTCAATCGTGCAATCCGGATTGAAGACGGTGCCGAGGACGATACGGTTGTCTGA